From Bdellovibrio sp. KM01:
GTAAAAGATCTTCTTCAGATCTATAAATTAAGTGCCAATCCAGTATCAGCTCCATAAAGGGAACACAAGGATTTGTTTTGCTGAAGTTGCCAATGATAATGTGTCCGCCGTCTTTCACTGAGTTCAACATTTGCTTTGCAGCCATGTGTGCAACGTGTTCCGTGAAGTAGTCAAACAAGCCAGCAGAGTAAATCATGTCATAATCCTGCTCGGGACAACCCATCGCGATCACATTCTTAATGGCCATATTATTAAATCGATAATTGAATCCTGACTTTACAGAACGCTCTAACGTCAGTAAGCGGCGCTGAGCATGTTTCAGGGATTCTTCGTCTTGATCAAGGCAGGTGAATTCGAGCGTTCGGCCGTAAAATTCTTTTTTGTTTTTTAAAAAGAGCTGCTGCTCCATCGCAGGGCCGCTGGCAATTGATAAAAATTTGAGGGGCTTATCAGTTGGAGATGCTTGCACCAACGCAGATATTTTTTCGAATAAGTAGGTTCCGCGATTTTTAACCGCAGCACCAGCCGGTTCATCAATAAAGTATTTATGCATGCATTGATCGAACAGAGTTTTACCGACCAATTCATTCCGATAAAGGTGATTCATCATTTCATAATCACCCGCATAGCCACGCGGCTTATAGTAGGCACGACTTGCAAAAGGTGCCCCATAAATCAAGTGACCCACTTGCTCTCGAGCAAATTCAGTAGCCCATTTTAACTGCTCTGGTGAAAGATCTTTAATCAGTTCTGGAATCTTGGCGTAAGAACCGGGAATCACATGACCCAAATACTGTGATAGTTGAGTTGCGATGGTGGCTTTATATTCCTGGCACTCTTCAATACTGTCCTTAGGAGCGTTCGCCTCTAAGGTGTCGACCTGGGCTTTTAACTTCTCTAACCAGTCTTTCATTTCATAGACATAGTTTTTAAATTCAGCCGGAAGTTGAGACAAAGCCACGGCGTATTCAGTTTGTTTTTCGATAACAGTTGTCGTCGCTTGCAAAGCTTGAATGCGTTCGATCTGTAGTGGCTCTTCCATAACTTCAAAAGCGACCAGCATTTGCGAAAACGGCGATAGGGCATAGGGTTCGTTGCGCACCCAACGCAGTTTTATGTTTTGAGTTTTGATGTCTTTATAAGTCAGAGCCGCTTCAGGATGATTGTGTATACCAAAGGCTGCCCTGAAAGCCGCATAGTCTGTTTCCGCAACAAGTATCGCGCAACCAAAGGTGCTTAGATTTAAAACGTCGCAGCGAAACCCATTGACCGTGATGTGGCAAAGACCGGGCTCAAAAGGGGTGCGATCCTGACGAACCACGTTTTTGCGTTTATCTGCGACCACACTGAAGAATTCTTGCTTCATCGCTTGTTTGCTCATTGATCCCTCGTTGTAAGGAAGCTTACTTTTGTCTTATCGCCATTATTGAAAGTGTTATGAGCCCAAAATTGCGTTTAATCCCAATAATTGTGTCCCTGTTTACCCATTGGCATTACAAGGGTCGAATGATTCCTACATAAGAGGGATGGGGCTTTGCGGACAAATGCCTTTAATTGTCACCTTAGACACTCTTCACAAATGAAAAACATATAGTTTCCATGGCTTAGCGGGAGATTTGCGAGGTCTAAGCTTTGCACTAAACCGCCGAGTTATGAAAAATACCCTTCAATTAATGCTGTTCGTTTTGTTGATAATGATGCCTTCCCGCTATGTCCTGGCGGTGGAGGAGGGCCCACGTGAGACCGTGGATACGGTTTTGGTGGAGGAGGCTCTTGATCCGGCTAAGGTTGCACAAACCGCGGATAAAGAACACACCGTCATTGAGGTTAAAGGAAAGACATTCACTCTGGAAGCCTATCCAGATGTTGAGGCTATGAAGGAAGCTTTGGGGCTGACTATTCCCGATAAAGTGCGCGCTGAAATTTTAGCTCGTGGCGGGAAGATCGAAGATGTCAATCCACTGGAAGCATACGAAAAGTTACCAGCCGACAGACAAGAGCAATTCCGTAAAACCCGTGAGCAATTCCTGGCAAACGCCGCAAGAATTCTTATGACGACCAAGTTCGCCTTGGGGGCGGGTAGTGTTGTCGGCGATGGCATGAGCTTTATCAAAGTGAAAGTTAAAAAAGTTTTCGGTAAGGACACTCCTTCCCAAGAAAAACACAAGCTAACTTTCGGAGAAAAAAGTGATCGCGCCGTTTTAAACATGCTTAAAGGCATGGACTATAAATTGTGGTCTCAGGCGCCGCTTCTTATTGACTCAAACGAATTTGGTCTTAGCGTCTCTGTGGGTATTGTCGCAGAAACAGGTGTCATGAAAAAGGGTGCCGGCGGAGCAGAGGAATTGGGCTTTAGCTTGGCGATGAACAAAGCCAAGAAAGCTTTCGTTTTTGAACTTTTCCATAACTCGGAAAGATTTGATAACACCAAAGCTGCGATTTCCGTCATTGGTGTTGTGGGAAAGGTCGGTATGACCATGGGGCACCGTGAAGGCGCTGAAACTCTGAAAGGAAGCTCTTTCTATCCACCCGCAATTCCTGGCTTCAGCATGAACTCGCCAGAATACTTTGCGGCAGGATTCAGCAGCAGTATTGGGTTGCCACCTCCGCCGTTGGCTGACCTTTTAACCTTCACCAATAAGTTTGAACGCCACTCGTT
This genomic window contains:
- a CDS encoding class I SAM-dependent methyltransferase, which encodes MSKQAMKQEFFSVVADKRKNVVRQDRTPFEPGLCHITVNGFRCDVLNLSTFGCAILVAETDYAAFRAAFGIHNHPEAALTYKDIKTQNIKLRWVRNEPYALSPFSQMLVAFEVMEEPLQIERIQALQATTTVIEKQTEYAVALSQLPAEFKNYVYEMKDWLEKLKAQVDTLEANAPKDSIEECQEYKATIATQLSQYLGHVIPGSYAKIPELIKDLSPEQLKWATEFAREQVGHLIYGAPFASRAYYKPRGYAGDYEMMNHLYRNELVGKTLFDQCMHKYFIDEPAGAAVKNRGTYLFEKISALVQASPTDKPLKFLSIASGPAMEQQLFLKNKKEFYGRTLEFTCLDQDEESLKHAQRRLLTLERSVKSGFNYRFNNMAIKNVIAMGCPEQDYDMIYSAGLFDYFTEHVAHMAAKQMLNSVKDGGHIIIGNFSKTNPCVPFMELILDWHLIYRSEEDLLRIFNGLGSKIWIEKEPLGVNLFVVIKK